A window of Candidatus Methylomirabilota bacterium genomic DNA:
CCCTCGGCCACCTTCATGTCGGCCATGTGCGCGTACAGCGTGTAGTACTCGTTGCCGTGGTCGACGATCACGAGGTTGCCATAGCCTCGGAACCATCCCGTGTAGAGCACGTGGCCCGGGTACACGGCATGCACATTCGAGCCCTCGACGGCGTCGATGTCGATCCCGTTGCGGAACGTCTTCGTTCCGAATCGCGGATTGACCCGCGCGCCGTACTCCTCGACCACCCGGCCCTCGGCCGGCCAGGCCAGGCGTCCGCGCATCGCCCCCAACCCTACTCCCGGCGTGCTCTCGCCGGGTACGGCCTTTGGCGGTTTTACCGAGGGTGGCGGAATCCTGGCCACCCGACGCTTCTCCTGCAGGTCCTTGATGAAGGCCTCGAGGCGACGCGTCGCCTCGCTGAGCTCCCCCACCATGCGATCGTGATAGGCCCGTTCGTCCTTGACCCGGGCCAGGATGAGCCGCCGCTTGCCCGCCTCGCGGTCGGCCTCGGCGCGCTCCTCTTCCGCCTGGCCCCTGACCACGGAGAGCTCCCGGCGGCTCTGCTCCAGGCGGGCCTTCCGGTCGGCCAAACCTTCGGACGTAACACGATACTCTCGAATCATCCGCGCGTCCACCGTGGCGAGCGTGGTCAAGTGGCGCAGGCGGACGGACTGGGCGACGGGATCGGCGCCCGAGAGCAGGAGGGGCAGCGCGCCGCCCTGCGCCTGGATGCGATGCATGGCCCGGAGACGCTGGCCGAGGCCATCCTCCTGCCCCGCCCGCTGGACCTCGAGCCGCGCGATGTCGCGCTGAAGGTCGCCGATCTCGGCCTGGGCCCGCTTGACGCGCGCATCCAGGGCGGCCACCTGACGGCGCTTGTCCGTGAGACGCTTGTCGATGGCTTCGAGCTCGGTGAGGAGCGAGGCCTCGCGCTTGCGTGCGTCGGCGGCCTTGACGCGCTCCTCTTTGAGCCGCTTCTGGGTCTGCTGCAGCGTGCGCTCCTTCTCACCGAGGTCAGCGCCGTCCTTCTTCGGCTGCGCCCCTGCCGCGGAGGCCGCGGCCAGCAGCAACGCCGCGCCGATGAGACTCGCGCGCGCGAGACGCGTCATGCGGTCGCCCGGCCCCGGGCCAGGAGCCCGCCCAGGGCGCCCAGCCCTGCCCCCCCGGCGATGAGGAGCAGGATTTGCGGCAGCGAGAGGAACACGGCGCGCGCGAGACCCAGGGTCAGGTTCAGGAGCGGCTCGAGCCGCGGCGCGCCGATGGCATAGGCGATCTCGAGCAGAGCCAGGGCCACCACCGCGCCGAGGAGCCCCTGGACCATGCCCTGGAGCAGCTGGGGCAAGCGAATGACGGCCTCGCTCGCGCCCACCAGCCTCATGATCTCCGTTTCCGCGCGTCGCACGTGCAGGACGAGCGTGGTCGCGGTGGTCACGGTCAGGATGGCGGCCAGGGCCAGCACGGCCCCGACCCCGAGCCCCATGATCTCGAAGAGCCGCTGCCATCGGGCGAGACCCTCCACCCATTCGGCCCCGCCCTGGACGTCTTCGACCTCGGGCAAGGCGCTGAGGCGCGCCGTCAGCTCCCGTGTCGCCTCCGGCGTGGTCGCGTCCTCGTCCGGGGTGACCTCCATGGAGGCGGGGAGCGGATTGCGCGGCAGCTGCTCGAGCACGCCCGCTTGAGCCCCGAGGGACTGCCGCAGCGACTGGAGGGCCTGGCTCTTGGAGACATAACGCACGCGCTGGACGCCGGGCAGGCCTTCCACGCGACGGACGAGATCGCCCAGAGCGGAACCTGCCGGCTCTTCGCGGAGAAATATGACGACGCGGACGCGGTCGCGCCACTGGCTCACCGCCCGGCCGAGATTGAGCGAGAGGAGCCAGAAGCCGCCGAGGGCCGTCAGGGAGAGGGTGATGAGCAGGATGGCGCTGACGCCCACGCGGCCCGCCCGCCGCAAGTCCACGAAGGCCTCGCTGACGATGAAGCTGAGCACGGGCTAGCCCTCGTCTTTCAGGAGGACACCGGCGCCCAATTTGAGCGTGCGGCGCTTGAGCTGGGCGGCGAGGCGGGTCTGATGCGTGGCCAGGAGCACAGTGGTGCCGCGGCTGCCTATGTCCTTGATCAGGTCGAGGATCTCGGCCGCCATGGCCTCGTCGAGATTTCCCGTGGGCTCGTCCGCGAGAAGGAGAGCGGGCGACTTGACGATGGCCCGGGCCAGGGCCGCCCGCTGAGCCTCGCCCTGCGAGAGCTGCGCCGGATAAGCCTGCGCTCGTGAAGACAACCCCACGGCCTTGAGGGCCTGAAAGGCCTTCGGGGTGATCTCGCGTCGGGGCGTCCCGAGCACGCGGAGCACGAAGGCGATGTTCTCGAACACCGTCCGGCCGGAGAGGAGCTTGGCGTCCTGGAATACGATGCCGAGCGAGCGCCGGAGAAGGGGAACCTCCGAGCGGCGCAGGGTCCTGACGTCGAACCCGGCCACCTCGATCTCGCCCTCGGTGGCCCGCTCATCGGCATAGAGGAGGCGGAGGAGGGTGGTCTTGCCGGCCCCGCTCGCCCCGCTCAAGACGACGAACTCGCCCTTGTCGACGCTGAACGAGATGTCGTTCAGGGCGGGCAGCCTCATCGGCCCGCTTTCGAAGACTTTACAGACGTGGTGGAGCCGAATCATAGGCTCCGTCCATTCTATCTAACCCTTCAGACTTTCGGTAGTTTCTCGTCCAGCAGCGAGTTCACGACGGCAGGGCTGGCCTTGCCCGCCGTGGCCTTCATCACCTGCCCGACCAGGAAGCCGCGCGCCGCCTTCTTGCCGTTCTTCCAGTCCTCGACGACTTTGGGATGCTGGGCCAGAACCTGGTCGATCACGGCCGAGAGCTCGCCCGCGTCGGCCACCTGGGTCAGCCCCTCGCGGCTGACGATGGTGCGCGCGTCTTCCCCGGAGCGGTACATCTTCTCGAAGACGTCCTTGGCGATCCTGCCGCTGATGGTGCCGTCCTCGATGAGGGTGATGAGGCCGGCCAGATTCGCCGGAGGGATCGGACATCCCGCGAGGGCCCGCTCGTCGTCACCCGACAGCTCGCGGAGGAGCTCGTTGAGCACCCAGTTCGCGGCGGCCTTGGGCTTGCCGCACGCGCGCACGGTGGACTCGAAGTAGTCCGCGAGGGCCCGGCTACCCGTGAGGAGATCGGCGTCGTAGGCTCCGAGCCCATACACCTCCATGAAGCGCACACGCCGCGCCTCGGGCAGCTCGGGCAGCGTCGCGCGAACGCCCTCGATCCATGCCGGCTCGACGTCGAGGGGCGGCAGATCCGGCTCCGGGAAGTAGCGATAGTCGTGGGCGAACTCCTTCGAGCGCATGGAGACCGTCCGCGCCTTGTCCGGATCCCAGAGCCGCGTCTCCTGCACGATCCGCTCGCCCGTCTCGAGCGCGTGCGCCTGCCGCGTAATCTCGTACTCGAGGGCGTGCTGGACGTTCCGGAAGGAGTTCATGTTCTTGATCTCGACCTTGGTGCCATACTCCGTCGCGCCGCGCCGGCGCAAGGAGATATTCGCGTCGCAGCGGAACGAGCCCTCCTCCATGTTGCCGTCGCAGACCTCGAGGTAGACCACGATGGCGTGGAGGGCCTTGAGATAGGCCGCCGCCTCCTCGGAGCTGCGCATGTCGGGCATGGACACGATCTCCATGAGGGGCACGCCGGCGCGATTGAAGTCGACCTGGCTCGACAGCGCCCTCTCGAGACTGCCCTCGTGGACGAGCTTGCCCACGTCCTCCTCGAGGTGGAGGCGCTGGATGCCGATGGCGCGCGGGAGGCCGCCCACCTCGACCTCGAGACGGCCGTGCTCGGCCAGCGGCTCTTCGTACTGGCTGATCTGATAGTTCTTCGGCATGTCGGGGTAGTAGTAGTGCTTGCGGGCGAAGCGATTGTCCGCGTTGACCGTGCAGCCAAGGGCGAGGGCCGTCTTGATGCCATACTCGATGGCCCGCCGGTTGATGACGGGCAGCGTGCCCGGCATGCCCTGGCAAACCGGACAGGTCTGGGTATTGGGCGGAGCCCCGAAGGCCGTGGAGCAGCCGCAGAACATCTTGGTCCGCGTCAGAAGCTGCGCGTGGACCTCGAGGCCGATGACGGTCTCGTAGGCTTGGGTCACGGCGTGAGCTCCGGCTTTCTCTCGTGCCACGCGGTGACGGCTTCATAGGCGCGCGCGGCGCGGAGCACCGTCGCCTCGTCGAAGGCCTTCCCGATGATCTGAAGCCCGATGGGCAATCCCGTCTGGGTGAAGCCCGCCGGGATCGACACGCCCGGCAGCCCGGCCAGGTTGACGGGAATGGTGAAGACATCGTTCAGGTACATCTGCAGCGGGTCTTCCCTCTCGCCCATCTTGAAGGCCACGCCCGGAGTCGTCGGCGCCACGATGATGTCGACACGCTCGAAGGCCCGCTGGAAATCGCGCTGCACGAGCGTCCGAACCTTGAGGGCCTGGCCATAGTAGGCATCGTAATAGCCGGCCGACAGCGCATAGGTGCCGAGCATGACGCGCCGCTTGACCTCGGCCCCGAAGCCCGCGCCGCGCGTCCGACTGTACATGTCGATGAGGTCGCGGGCCCCGGGCACGCGGAGACCGTACTTGACGCCGTCGTAGCGCGCGAGGTTAGAGGAGGCCTCGGCGGGAGCGATGACATAGTAGGCGGCCAGCCCGTACTCCGTGTGAGGCAGCGAGACGCTCTGCGTCTCCGCCCCCCGCCCTCTCAGCGTCTCGATGGCAGCGCGCACGGCGGCCTCCACCTCCGGGTCGAGGCCCTCGATGAAATACTCCGCGGGAATCCCGATGCGGAGTCCCCTCACGCCCCCCTCGAGCTCCGCCGCATAGTCGGGCACGGCGACGTCCACCGACGTCGAGTCCATCGGATCGTGCCCCGCGATGGCCTGGAGCACGAGGGCGGCGTCCCGGACGTCCTTGCCGAAGGGCCCGACCTGGTCGAGCGAGGACGCGAAGGCGATGAGGCCATAGCGTGACACGCGTCCGTAGGTCGGCTTGAGGCCGACATTGCCGCAGAAGGCAGCGGGCTGCCGGATGGAGCCCCCGGTGTCGGTGCCGAGGGTGGCCGCGGCGAGATCCGCGGCCACGGCCGCGGCCGCGCCGCCCGAGGAGCCGCCGGGCACTCGCGCCAGGTCCCAGGGATTCCGCGTGGTGAAGAAGGCGGAGTTCTCGGTGGAGGAACCCATGGCGAACTCGTCCATGTTGAGCTTGCCCAGGATGACGGCGCCCGCGGCGAGAAGCTTGGCGACCACGGTGGCGTCATACGGAGGCACGAATGTCTCGAGGATCTTGGAGCTGCAGGTCGTGCGGATTCCGCGCGTGCACAGGACGTCCTTGAGCCCGAACGGGATGCCGTCGAGGAGACCGAGGGGCGCCCCCGACTGGAAGCGCGCGTCGGCGGCGGCGGCCTGGGCGAGGGCCCGATCGGCCGTCACCGTCATGTAGGCCTTGACCTTGGGATCGAGGGCCGAGATGCGGTCGAGATACGCGCGCGCGGCCTGCGTGGGCGTGGCTTCTTTTCGACGGAATCGCGCGCCCAGTTCGTGAACGGAGAGCCCGGTCAGCATGGTCTACTCTTCGATGATCTTGGGCACACGGAAGAGCTCGCCCGCGCGATCGGGAGCATTGGCGAGCATGTCTTCTCGAGGGAAGGAGGGCTTGAGCTCGTCCTCGCGCATCACGTTGGTCGTGGGCACCGCGCGCGAGGTGGGCGGCACGCCCTCGGTGTCGAGGGCACGGAGCTTGTCGATGTAGGTCAGGATGCCGTCGAGCTCGCGGCGCATCTTTTCCTTCTCCGTGTCGGTCAAGGCAAGACGCGCGAGGCGCGCTACTTGTTCGACCTCCGCGAGGGTAATCTTTGGGGCACCCATCTCCTTTATCAGCGGGGGCCTAGAAATGGCCCCCGCACTCCCCCATTGTCGCCGGCAGCACCCGCCGGCGACAGCTTCGCACGTGCGATCGCAGAGCTTCTCCGCGTGCGCGGAGGTCACCCCTAGAAATG
This region includes:
- the gatA gene encoding Asp-tRNA(Asn)/Glu-tRNA(Gln) amidotransferase subunit GatA, which produces MLTGLSVHELGARFRRKEATPTQAARAYLDRISALDPKVKAYMTVTADRALAQAAAADARFQSGAPLGLLDGIPFGLKDVLCTRGIRTTCSSKILETFVPPYDATVVAKLLAAGAVILGKLNMDEFAMGSSTENSAFFTTRNPWDLARVPGGSSGGAAAAVAADLAAATLGTDTGGSIRQPAAFCGNVGLKPTYGRVSRYGLIAFASSLDQVGPFGKDVRDAALVLQAIAGHDPMDSTSVDVAVPDYAAELEGGVRGLRIGIPAEYFIEGLDPEVEAAVRAAIETLRGRGAETQSVSLPHTEYGLAAYYVIAPAEASSNLARYDGVKYGLRVPGARDLIDMYSRTRGAGFGAEVKRRVMLGTYALSAGYYDAYYGQALKVRTLVQRDFQRAFERVDIIVAPTTPGVAFKMGEREDPLQMYLNDVFTIPVNLAGLPGVSIPAGFTQTGLPIGLQIIGKAFDEATVLRAARAYEAVTAWHERKPELTP
- the gatB gene encoding Asp-tRNA(Asn)/Glu-tRNA(Gln) amidotransferase subunit GatB; amino-acid sequence: MTQAYETVIGLEVHAQLLTRTKMFCGCSTAFGAPPNTQTCPVCQGMPGTLPVINRRAIEYGIKTALALGCTVNADNRFARKHYYYPDMPKNYQISQYEEPLAEHGRLEVEVGGLPRAIGIQRLHLEEDVGKLVHEGSLERALSSQVDFNRAGVPLMEIVSMPDMRSSEEAAAYLKALHAIVVYLEVCDGNMEEGSFRCDANISLRRRGATEYGTKVEIKNMNSFRNVQHALEYEITRQAHALETGERIVQETRLWDPDKARTVSMRSKEFAHDYRYFPEPDLPPLDVEPAWIEGVRATLPELPEARRVRFMEVYGLGAYDADLLTGSRALADYFESTVRACGKPKAAANWVLNELLRELSGDDERALAGCPIPPANLAGLITLIEDGTISGRIAKDVFEKMYRSGEDARTIVSREGLTQVADAGELSAVIDQVLAQHPKVVEDWKNGKKAARGFLVGQVMKATAGKASPAVVNSLLDEKLPKV
- a CDS encoding ABC transporter permease; this encodes MLSFIVSEAFVDLRRAGRVGVSAILLITLSLTALGGFWLLSLNLGRAVSQWRDRVRVVIFLREEPAGSALGDLVRRVEGLPGVQRVRYVSKSQALQSLRQSLGAQAGVLEQLPRNPLPASMEVTPDEDATTPEATRELTARLSALPEVEDVQGGAEWVEGLARWQRLFEIMGLGVGAVLALAAILTVTTATTLVLHVRRAETEIMRLVGASEAVIRLPQLLQGMVQGLLGAVVALALLEIAYAIGAPRLEPLLNLTLGLARAVFLSLPQILLLIAGGAGLGALGGLLARGRATA
- a CDS encoding peptidoglycan DD-metalloendopeptidase family protein encodes the protein MTRLARASLIGAALLLAAASAAGAQPKKDGADLGEKERTLQQTQKRLKEERVKAADARKREASLLTELEAIDKRLTDKRRQVAALDARVKRAQAEIGDLQRDIARLEVQRAGQEDGLGQRLRAMHRIQAQGGALPLLLSGADPVAQSVRLRHLTTLATVDARMIREYRVTSEGLADRKARLEQSRRELSVVRGQAEEERAEADREAGKRRLILARVKDERAYHDRMVGELSEATRRLEAFIKDLQEKRRVARIPPPSVKPPKAVPGESTPGVGLGAMRGRLAWPAEGRVVEEYGARVNPRFGTKTFRNGIDIDAVEGSNVHAVYPGHVLYTGWFRGYGNLVIVDHGNEYYTLYAHMADMKVAEGEDIKQGQVIGTVGDTGSLQGPRLYFEVRYQGRPQDPAQWLKPRG
- the gatC gene encoding Asp-tRNA(Asn)/Glu-tRNA(Gln) amidotransferase subunit GatC codes for the protein MGAPKITLAEVEQVARLARLALTDTEKEKMRRELDGILTYIDKLRALDTEGVPPTSRAVPTTNVMREDELKPSFPREDMLANAPDRAGELFRVPKIIEE
- a CDS encoding ATP-binding cassette domain-containing protein; protein product: MIRLHHVCKVFESGPMRLPALNDISFSVDKGEFVVLSGASGAGKTTLLRLLYADERATEGEIEVAGFDVRTLRRSEVPLLRRSLGIVFQDAKLLSGRTVFENIAFVLRVLGTPRREITPKAFQALKAVGLSSRAQAYPAQLSQGEAQRAALARAIVKSPALLLADEPTGNLDEAMAAEILDLIKDIGSRGTTVLLATHQTRLAAQLKRRTLKLGAGVLLKDEG